Within the Candidatus Poribacteria bacterium genome, the region TACCTGCTGAAAACGCGAGAGAGGCGGCGATTGTTGAAGATGTGAACATCTATCCGGTTGCGAGTTTGTCAGAGGCTGCAGCGTTCCTCAATTCGGAGAAGGAAATAGTACCAGAACCACACACGCTCAATACTGACGAGGACACCGAAGCCTCAGAACCGCTCCTTGATCTACTCGATGTGAAAGGGCAAGAACACGTTAAGCGCGCGATTGAAGTTGCCGCTGCAGGTGGGCATAATCTTATCATGATCGGACCACCCGGTTCGGGAAAGACCATGATTGCGAAGCGGATCCCATCAATTCTACCGAGACTGTCTATAGACGAATCCTTAGAAACGACGAAAATCCAAAGCACCATCGGCATTCTCCCAAGTGACACTCCTTTGGTTGTAACGCGTCCATATCGCTCACCACATCATACAATCTCAGACGCAGGCTTAATCGGTGGTGGAAAGATGCCGCGCCCCGGTGAGGTGAGTCTTGCACACAATGGCGTGCTCTTTTTAGACGAACTCCCCGAATTCCGACGAAACGTTCTTGAAGTCATGCGACAACCGCTTGAGGACCGGCAAGTAACCATCTCCCGGGCATCAGCATCGCTTACTTACCCTGCAAACTTTATGCTCGTTGCTGCCATGAATCCTTGCCCTTGCGGATTTTTCAGTGACCCAAGTCGGGACTGTAAGTGCTCACCCAACCAGATTCAGAACTATGTTTCCCGTATCTCTGGTCCACTATTGGACAGAATCGACATCCAGGTGGAAGTCCCAGCGGTGAAACATGCGGAACTCGCCGCCGAGACAACCGGTGAAACCTCGGCACACGTCCAAGAACGCGTTGAAGCAGCACGTCAAGTCCAACACCAACGCTTCGCTGGAACAACAATACACGCCAATGCAAACATGGAATCGAAGCAGATACGAGAATACTGCAAAGTTGACGACCAAGCGCAAGATCTGCTTCGGGTTGCGATTAATCAATTAGGGCTGAGCGCGCGTGCCTACGACCGGATTTTGAAGGTGGCGCGCACCATTGCAGACTTGGATCGAAACCCGAATATAGAGGCGATGCATGTCTCTGAAGCCATACAATACCGGAGTTTAGATCGCAGTTTCTGGAAAGAGTAATTTTTTATTCAGATTTTCATGAAAAGAACATCGCAATAAGTCGTTTTGGGATTGGTTAAATCTGGTATAACTTAACGGAATTAGTCGTTTTGGACTTGCAGAAAGTTCTAAATAGTTTACACGATACTTTTGGATTTGACAAGACAAAAATTATCTGATACAATGTTAACTAAATCAAATCCACTAAAAACGAATTAGTTGTCTTAACTTGAAATTCAAAATTGAATTCCCATATTAGCAAAGGAGTATAAAAATGCAAGATAGTCCGATCATAGCAGCAGAGAAAGCAAGGATTAAAAGGGAAGTAGAAAAAGAGATGGTACAAGAGCAGATATTGGTGGTTTTAACTACTATATCTGAACAGTTAGCAGAAATTTTAGAACACTTAAAATCTTCCGAATCAACTTCTAATACGAAGTGATACTCTAACACCTCTTTATGCTCTATTATTAAGAAAAAACGGCAACACCTGTTCCGGTATTGCCGTCTGATTTATGGTCTGTCGGGTCAAATTTCCTCTGCCCATATTATCCATCCGTCTACATCAAATTCTATATCTTCAATATACAATGTGAAGGTATAGGTTCGTCCTGAACGATACCGATTTAGGCTTTTGGGGCTTTCGTAGTCTGTGATAAAGAAAGTTACGTCCCAATAGCCTGTTTCAAGTGAAATACCGCCTCCGTAATCTAAATCAGCACGATCAAATAGAACAGTTGCTTTAATTCTAATCTTCTCATTTTCATAGAGGTCTCCACCATTTATCGCGTCATTCACAACTTCTGACATACTGACTTCTTCTATAGGCGAGAATGGGTTATCTGCACCACACCCAACCAAGAGTATGATGCATAAAGTCAGATAAAACTGAAAGTATTTCATAATTCCTCTTTACTGGTAAGATTTTAGCGAGCCAAATCCAAATGAGACACCAAATTGTGCAGATATTGAGTCTCTCGACGGGAAATAGTCGGTTTGAGCAAAGAAAGCAAGTGCGTAATCCGCATGATAAGCATAACCTATATGTGTTATCGCAGATATACCTGTTCCAAAACCACCAGAGTATGCCGGACCAATTCCCCATTGGAGAAGTGCCTCTTTTGAAAGATAATATCCTGAAGTGATAAAACCTGATAATGCTATATCTTCGGATTTGAAATCATAATTTAGTGTGCCAAGTATGCCAAGACTATTAAAGTGTGCCAATCGCCCACCACTACGACTGTGTTCTAAATATGTGTGATAGAAGCCGTTAATACCAACGAATAATCTATCTGTGCTGTCGTCTATATCATAAATCCCACCATGGAAACCAACAAAATCAAATTCATTCCATAAATGTGATACACCTTCATTTGCATGTGTATCACTAACCACCTGATATGTTAAGTATAGAACTAATAAAATCTTTCGCATTATCCTCTCTCCTCTGGTAATCCTTAATTAAGTCAAATATGCTACACCACTAAACCCGGATACCCGATTCTTAAAAAGAGAGAGGGTATCCCCGGCGACCAAACCGCAATATCCAATTTACATTAGATATGGGATACCCATAGTCCTATAGATATTGCAGTTTGGTCATGAGACAGATTTTACAGGAAGATTAGAAAAAAGGAAAGAAAAAACTTGACAATGCGATTCTGCTATTCTGATTAATTCCAAACAAAAATATTTTTAACTTGAAAAAAAGAGAAATATTAAACCCTTCTTTATATTTTACGTCCAAATTGTATAAGATACAGATTTGTTACACAATTTGGACGTAAAATATAAAATTGACAAAAAAATACATTTTTGGTATC harbors:
- a CDS encoding YifB family Mg chelatase-like AAA ATPase; its protein translation is MLATVLSSAMLGIDAYIVKVEVDVAGGMPYFSTVGLPDSAIKESRDRVTAAIKNSGFYFPPTRITANLAPADIRKAGSAFDLPIAIGVMAATNQVSLESLENTMILGELALDGSIRGIPGGLPIAITAKENNIQNLILPAENAREAAIVEDVNIYPVASLSEAAAFLNSEKEIVPEPHTLNTDEDTEASEPLLDLLDVKGQEHVKRAIEVAAAGGHNLIMIGPPGSGKTMIAKRIPSILPRLSIDESLETTKIQSTIGILPSDTPLVVTRPYRSPHHTISDAGLIGGGKMPRPGEVSLAHNGVLFLDELPEFRRNVLEVMRQPLEDRQVTISRASASLTYPANFMLVAAMNPCPCGFFSDPSRDCKCSPNQIQNYVSRISGPLLDRIDIQVEVPAVKHAELAAETTGETSAHVQERVEAARQVQHQRFAGTTIHANANMESKQIREYCKVDDQAQDLLRVAINQLGLSARAYDRILKVARTIADLDRNPNIEAMHVSEAIQYRSLDRSFWKE